The Biomphalaria glabrata chromosome 1, xgBioGlab47.1, whole genome shotgun sequence sequence atgcataaaaaaatgataactcacagatattatattttatcttttcagtCTGTGGTGATTCTAACAGAACTCCAGGGCCTCTCGGTGTCAACTGGTGAAGACTAGTTGTCCCGGGGTTTCATAGGGAGGAAACTATCACCAGACCAGACATGCTTGTATTCATAatctacatatttaaattccTCATGAGCGCACTGCAATGCTGCCTGGCTTCAAGTTTTGGTTTGATGAGAAGCCGGTGCAGTGCAGTTCTGCCCACTAAGTGTTTCTCCGGTGGTGATGAGGAGAACCGGTCAGACTAATTAAGTTCCTTTGGGGCACTGTTATAAACATAGACTTAAACGCTGACATTGTCATTTCTTTGAAACACTGACATAATCCCTTACTTAAAAACTGACTTGAACATTGACATCGACTCTGACTTGGACATTTCTGTTTCAACTTTATTGCAGAGTACCTGACTTTTTTTGCTCACTTTTATAGCGGGTCaaagctagatctagtcacatTGTTCGGTGTCATAGCTGcgcagaagaagaaaaaaaaatgttgaaatgtgCCTGTTGATTTGAGATTACGTCCTACAGAGCTTGAAATAAACTTTCGGGAATCCAAACGAAGAATGTTGTTACGTGCCCTACAAGGGATGGGTTTGAGGCCGTTCATTGCGAAGTCTGACAAAACTGCGGCGGGGATTGTCAGCAGCAGGGGAATATGCAAATTTTGGGACATGACTTtatttattaaagttttttttttttgtgggctAGTCACCTCCTCGCAGTGACTCAAAGCCATCTATCTTAATTGCAGAGGTCTCGCTTGGTTGTCACTGGATTTAGCCGCTAGTTGTTATTCCTCCCAAAGGTGGATCGCTTACGGTGTTATTTGTTGGAGTCTTCGACAGGTCGACCTTTTCTTCCATCCCCCTCTTGTTATTCTGATACCTGGAATCAAGCGTTGATGTGTGGATTTCATATTGCTTACTTAGTTGGGGTTATAAAGTTTCGTAATAGATCTACACCctcattaattgtttttttttttttgggctatgtgggaagcgtggtcgagaggccaagtgcgcttgaacttggcttggcttggctacctagaagggggctcgaggttcgactaaaggcagcacggaaaaccaactcctagataccccccttcccaactggtctacaaatgagattggaccagaagcgctctgatcatgctataagcatgaaagtagtgctatataaaaagctataTTTCCATAGTATCATCAccgtaatgaaataaaaatgttaaatggcGGTTTCCTTATTTTGCCTAAAAGTAAGAAAGTATTCCGTtgtattagttttaaaatattatttattgtgtAACTGTCACGTGGGTTACTTGTCAAAGTCGTCAAAGAagtattaacaaaataaatgttttacattcaGGCTGTTACACAAAAGAGTAAATTaatgaaagggggggggaataatTTGTTTCCGGTTCCAAAGAATTAGAAAACTTTCGATTTGCGATTTCGGAAACCTATCAGATTGTATGAATTAAAGTGTTGCATTCTCACACTagaactaactagatctagaactcccccttttgttttttcaatgaatatttTATCCAGATTGAGCAGTATCCTCAACAGGCCGAATGTTTTAACAATATTGGCacaattgtcttttttttttttttttttggctcatGTTCTCTTCATTTCCTATTTCCGggattctcccccctccctctcctAATCTCCCGCCGCTACAGATTAATTGGGTCATATTTGACATTTTCACTTTATTTGTACAAGGTGTGACAATCATTTCCTTTGTGGACAGACTGACTCACGCATATGCAACATATACGCACGCACGCACAGGTACGATAATCCaacttttgaacaaaatttggGAAAAGGAATCTGAGACTCTGTGGATATTGACCACTACAGATCGAGGGATAAATATCCTGAAAATTACGTTGTATGTGTGCTGTTTCATGCCGTGTTCACCTGAGCCACTGTACTTGCCCCTCCCTCACCCCGAAACAATTAGGTAGACAAATGATCCCCCCCAGTAACCATTGCCTCCCCCATTCTACACATCGCAGGTGTGTTATATATGTAACTAGAACGAAGTAATGTTCCAGCAGTACGGTGTACCCCCGGCTTATGccaactaatttttgttttcaccatGGATATTACGATTCTAATTTAGCTTTCACAACATTAGTGTGTaatctgcctggtcgtgtgatatgtgctatggactgtcgtctcgatggcccCAGGATCGAATCTCGTGCCTTTTGCCGTCCCTCGCCGTCCTGCGGTTTGAGCTAGGAAGTTGTGAGCAACTTGTAAGTTGGTAGTAGCTCGGAAGTTGCTTGTTCCAACAtccatgtttgtttgtaaaatgtttgtgtttcggatgttacttcagagttgaagataatctacatcctatccagttgaagataatctacatcctatccagttgaagataatctacatcctatccagttgaagataatctacatcctatccagttgaagataatctacatcctatccagttgaagataatctacatcctatCCCAAAAGTCCAGAAGGACGAAGGgagatggcagtgggcaggccTTGAACCAGGGACCGTAAAGTCCGGAGCGCATAcagcaagaccaggcagccatcctttggTCACAAGGTGGATTCGAATTTGGATTCtagaatttttgaaaattctgGAGCTAATTGATCACATAATTTAATTACAATGAGTTCTGAAATATCTGGTTACTGAGAGCCgctcgtatttttttttttttgtgtgctttgtCAGAAAGTGAAACACTTCCTGTTTTTATTGCATGCTGTTACGGGCCTTTGTAATCCCAACATAAGTGTGGGAGTCCAGTGCCTGTGGACCACCAGAGGCGTTCAGTTACATGCGCGTGCATCACAGACTCACGCTGCGCAACCGTGTGAAGGGATACATGAACGCCCTTCGGGGACGTGAGCGCCCCATAAAGTTTAGGTTAGTGTCATAATAAGGGTGTGAAGGGGTGGTATGCTAAGGTGGTAGAGcaatggaagagagagagagagagggggggggaagaaagggaAGTGGTTGAACTTATCAGATTATGAGATGGATAAGAGTCGAACATCAATCTTGGTAGGCCTACTTCGTTGGCCTTAAGAAGTGGCGCAAGAGGTATGTTCCTTAGGGAGGTATATAACTATTAGTGAGGAAGTTTTTGTAAACTGTTTGGACGGTGGTTAGAACCTAGGAAGATAAACTTATTGTTAAGTAGCGCCCCTACACCGCCCACGTCGTCCTTAATCTCCCTTCTCTTAAAAGAAGTCTAGAACATTAGCCTTGAAGTGAAATGGCTAGATTTATGTTATCTGCTTAAATAAAGCTAAAAAAGTtgatatatatcttatataatacagacgttacttcaaaaaaagaagatgattacgtcctacgcgtcatgcattcagtcatgcatattaaccaatgacctaaattctgccaagtcactggttttcctggctagctcaggcaacccattccatgctctaatagcactagggaagaagaagtatttgtacaagtttgtcctagcaaatgTATTAATCATGTGCGAAGTACCCACCAATTGAAGGCCCTattttgcctatgcctaaaTCCGGACCTGGTGAAATAAAAATCagggatataaaaaaaaaaattaaattggaaATCTGTTTTGGAATCATACAGACTCCaacaaagaaacacacacacacacgtgacaGCAGATATTTTATGATTGTGAGACTAGAGACAAAAAGTCAACAAAGCTACTTGTAGTCAGTCTTCAACCTACCGACGGGGCAACACTAATAGTTCGTAAATCAACTTCCCAGCTCTACCCCAAGGTCCACACGAGGTGGGCTCTTAAGTGCCGATGACTTTGACTGTATGAAGTGGTGAATGGGGCCGGAAGacggtagggggggggggttataaaCTTGAAGGAGTGGATGAAAGAGTTCCCACTACCAGTTAACCTGTCCCATACAGTCATTCCGTTTATCAGGTGAGAGCCATCATGTAACCTGAGAAGTCTGTTACCCTGAgatcaaaacaataaaaaggaaaaaaaaatataacaaagtaGGGTTCCGGTTTACGGCGCCCTCCCCTCTCCAATCTCAAACACTCACCCTTTTTACGCCCCTCCCCAGCTCCCCCGCTGTTTGCGATGGCTTTCAGTTCATCTTGAAATATTAGACGTAAGCCGCTATCACAAGCAGTAGCAACTACTTACTtctaacatctagatctaagcccATATGTTTTGTAAGACGCAACATTTGACTATGTCACCAGAGAAAAAATCTCGGTAAAAATGTACCCAAGTACGAAATtgagtttttttaaacatatcgGTGgctggaagttgttttttttttatatatatcaactcgtgcgtctgtctgtctggggcaACTTTTaaacacgttagttctcccgcTTCCCAAtttcgtatcaagttgaaactttgcacaagaatttattgttcctaacaaattaattaaaaagtttaccaattaataaaattgattacgtctttgctaatttttttaaatatgtaaaactgaaaacaaaaatcgtATAGCGCATCTTTCAATAGCATATTCAGTATGTTATAGTGACACTATAGTCTAATCTCTTTTCTGGGCatttctctcccccctctctcttcccactctctctctctctctcctctccctctctctctctccctctctctctctctccctctctctccctctctctctccctctctctctctccctctctccccctctctctctccccctctctctccctctctctccctctctctctccccccctctctctctccctctctccccctatctcccccctctctctctccctctctccctctctctctctccctctctctctctctctcttctcactCTCTGTCGTCTCTCGCCCTCTGTCCTCTCTCGCTCTTTCCTCGCCATTTCTCCCTAattatcaccccccccccatactgAAATCAGTCAATACACGTTGAAGAACGGGCCCACTGGGGCCGGCGTCCTAAAAGCAGACAATTTTCCCATTCGTCTTACAACAGACAATATGTTATCGCTCagactctctcacacacacgcgcgcgcgcacgTCAGATATAACCTGGAGTTGAACGTAGCGCTTCTCTTGAGGAGGGAGGGGATAGGGCGCCGAGGGTGTAAGGGAGGGGAGAGGGGTAGGTGGACACCTGGATAAATCATTACACAGAAAAGAGGAGTCTACCTCcaggtaaaaacaaaacaacacaaaaagtgATCCGCAATTCCATGCGTCTTTGCCTTGTTTTTACTTCTCAGAGCATGCAAGTGCTTGCACGCGTCTGACTCTTTGAGGGTCTCAACCGTTGCAAGATggagcgccccccccccacacaccttTTATAATCCTTCCTGACATATCCACAAAGACAAAAGTAtttctagtttctagatctatgtatcaaTAGCGTTGGGAAAGCAAATGAGTGTAACATGCATTTAAACTGTGACTGCGTGTGGGCTGGAGCTAGAAAAGTTAGGCGCCTTCAAGGAACCTTCTTCGTGAGGTTTTCTTCTGTGTGGAAGACACACCTGGATTGATTATCGAACTtagatcaaagaaaattatgacAACTACAAAAGATaatcgggggtgggggggggggggcgattgggCGATAATGAGCCCACGCTAGTAGTGGCTCAAGATggagaaagttgttttttaaggGTTGGGGGGTGTGGAAAggtaaaaaggggggggtgatGTGGTTATGTTTTAGCAGTGACGTACAGGCCTGTTTCCTGTTGCACTCACGCACGCGAAGTTCTCACATCTTCGCACGAAGCGACACCCTCAATTCCTCGCACCGCCACACGTGACGAAGATTGTGAGATCTATTAGTCAGGGGTCAACGCCTGTACTGCTCtgggaaaagggggaggggggaatgcGAGTGCCTAAAAAACACGCGCGTTAGTCGGACCAGCTCATTCGCCTTAGCTTCCAACAGATGTTCTCGTAAATGTGGGTCAACTGTGGCCGGACATTTGACTAATCCATCTTGATGACCCCCACAGGCATGCTCTTAAGCTGTCGCGTTTGTTTTGATTTGAGCAGGCCACGAATCTGACCAGTACTCACGCGATAAGAGATGTTCTTGTATCTGCTTCTAGAGAGTTCTTTCTATTATCGGATAGAAGGATTCCTTTTCAATGGAAGTCTTTGAAGGGACGCTTGGTCCCTAGTTATGctgtcagaaaaaaaaggggagggtgGGGCAGAAGgcttaaattgttaaaaaatgtcacgtttttttttcgaaatacaCGCTTTCCTTTCTCGAAAATTTCaactgtatcttatcttataaattacagacgttcttttaaaggagaagataattacgccctaaTTTATGTATCACACTGGAGTCGTGTATGCTTGCTATAAAATtagactctgctaagtcattagttttccatGCTGATTTAGGTAACTCTTTCCAGGCTCTCGCGTGGACACGGGAataaggagcacttgtatgagtTTGTCCTGGCATATTGAATAAGAaatgcgcctttatctttgtgtctttctgggtattagGTCGTGTGCTTGTATTTGTGgattttggttcagtgttttatgtattttattgctACTTTGCTTGTTAGTCTTCTGTCTTTatgtgtctctaagtttagtgattttactaacgACGTTACTATAGTCATCTATGAAGGATCCCTTCTTGTGAATAGAGGATGCTACTATAGTTGAGCAACCTTTcttgttttacttttattttatttgatttatatttgGTCTGggcttaacaaaataaatagtcgaagatattaattttattagtcAACCCTAACCTGTATTtgactatttatatttatttttccacgtggataataaagattattattattattatttcggaCTTATCTTCAGTATTGAATCATTGCGTCCTATCCAAACCTTTTGCTGGTCAACAAGGGATGGCAGCGGACAGatttcaaacccaggacctttGTGCCAAAACCACACGATCTTGAAGCCATCACTAAAATTCATCGGGTTTGGAGCAAATTGGTTAAAGCTTAATCGTCAATTTAAGAGAAAAGTCTTAAACTGGACTTTAAAAATTGGCTTCTGCCGCTAGTCACCGACATACTGACtatgagagaaaaaaaggtgTTCCACATAGCAGTTAAAGTCTGGGTGACCAGCGTACTATTTGACCTGCTCCGTATTTCTGTAGCAGCGTGTATTTCCTCCTCCCTGTTTGTTTTATCACAGCatacaatattttataaaataaacatgaCGTCACAcgggggaaataaaaaaaaaggggggggggtctcttTTAGCCTTCACACATTTCTTTCTAACGATCTCAGCCTCCGCGAAATTCAACGCGGTGGGCCACCCCCATTTGTTACAGCCGGGCGTGAGTCTACAACTGACACTTGGGTTATTTAACAATGTTTCAACACATGCCTGTGCGTGCATGCGTTGGATGGTGGGgtgcggggggtggggggggggggcaaaggggggggagggagggggcggACAAACTAGCATGAGGTAGATGTAAAGATATATTTATGAGAGGATGAACAATGATACAGAGACGATAATACGATCAAGAGGGCTAAGAGACGAGGGGGTGGAGGAGTAGACgatagcgagagagagagagaaagatggagtGGGGTCTGAGAGATGTATGGAGTCCTGATaaagtgggtggggggggggaggggaggcgTTGAAGAGCATGTGGCACTCACCTTATGCACGTGCACTCACATTTTGAAGGTAACTGATACCACGTGACCAACATTCATCACCGTACGTGCCATGTCATCGCCATTCACAAATCGAGCCCGctctgtgtgtgcgtgtgtgtataaatatgtgtgtgtatataaatatgtatgtgtgtgtatataaatacatgtgtgtatgtataaatATGTTTGTGAATATATCTATATGTATTGCCGGTGAGTGCGGGTTAATTCGAGATAGCGTGTGTAAAGAATATAACGGATAAATACCGGTGTGGCTTGCAGTAACTGATATAACAAGCTGAAGTTTACAGACAGGTGACAGGACATGACATATCGACTGACATCCAGACAACTAACTGCAGAAATGTTCTATTCTTCGAGCCCCTGTCATGAAATTTGGAGCACCACCAGTAACTTCCTACCAAGTCCTTCAAAGCGGCATACTCTATCGAGGGGACCGAACAAGACACTAGCCAcgaaaccctcctatagaataGAAACAACTATATGCAGAATTTCCTGATCTGAAACCATGTCGAATATAAGATTACTTGTCAGAACTCTTCAACATCAAagatgagaatgaagaagaagaaaaagaggaaTTAATAGAAATGAAATGGTGGAAGGGTGGAGGGGGTTGTACCTGAACTCTTCAAACACTATGTTAATAAAATTGTTATGAAAGGCACCATTGAAATTTCATTAAGACTCCCACAATTCTCAGACAACGTTGACATCTCGACCCCTATAATTTTGCTTTCAATCCTATGCGCTTTTAATAATACTCCTAGAACTTAAAGCTCTTTATCTGAAAACTATCAAAACTTGTCAAGCACAGTTTTAACCAATAATATGTAAAAGGTATTAAAAGCCATTAGTTGATATTGAGTGCACTACATTTGCCGTATCTGCGCTAACCTGCTGTAATCAATGATTTCACTGAAGTCAAGTCTCGATATCAGCTTGAAATAATTGTCATCTGCCGTAAGCATTACATCTCTTTTTCTAGCATCAAGTAATTGAAAGTTGGATGTTGCTTCCCTctagaaataatattttgatGGACAGGGCTTAATCTTCCTTTTATTCAACAGTTGCTCTATCCGCTTTAATTGACAGGTTAACAggtagaattttatttttggttcgTCTTCGGTAAAAATATCTGGCATATGGTGCTAAAGAGACATGAAATGTTAATATGTCAGGATGGATTTGACACTTGTTTTTAATTGTACTCTTATATTTGCTAAGGAGATTAATAGATTTTCTTCTAAATTTAAATACGAAAGTAAGGAAAGAAAATTATTCGTCGAAGTAACTTTTGATGTTATAAAAGACATCGTGATATTTAGTTAGGAGTTACCAGAAAGAAATCGATCAATTGATTTGATGaataggaaagaaattgtatcgAGTACAAGTACTTTTTGTTTATCGATCCCTAATTTAAGTTAAAATAATCCAGCAAACGGTTAGCCCTACGTAAAGACCTGTGAGGTGGCAACGAGctgttggtctaaactgcccaaaGGTTGTGACGTTGTAGTTCAGTGTGGTGATTATGTTTTGTACATAATATTGTAAACGGTACGTCATAGAACCTTGGTTGTAAGACTGAaagaattctatgtttatttattaattttactattatttcattggttcattggttgggacagagtgacagcgcttgaagttttgttattgttgacagAGGACCGGAGTTTTGTGATAGCGTAGTAGGAGCCATTATAAGGCAGTTTGATAGTTAATGTATATTTAGGAATTCAGCTTTTGTTGGCGTTATCTAcagttataatttattcttatttctttattaaacatttcttattcctaaCGCATCCCTGGTGTTCTTGAAGTATTGCATATGTAATGTATACATGTCAAAGTCATAGGCTACaagttcacaacaatcacaacaatgGTGGAGCAGCAGGGTATGTCAACAAGTTGACAGGTGAACTAATTCATCCTTATAGTTGTTATCTATTATCTTCTGGTCAGCAGTTATCCCTACTGACTTCAAATATAGGGCTAGAAAATCAATTAACTCAGGGACTAAAAGGCTTGTCCTAAAGTATAAGAACAAACCTACGTCCATAAAATGGCCGAGAAAGTATACGGTGACCTACTAAAACTATATGAAACGGGGAAGAGTCTTGGCTACCAGAGAGAAGAATTGGACGAGTGGGTTGCTAAAATCATAAGACAGAATGAGGAGAGAGATACTAGAATGGAAGAGAGGAAAGAAAAAGCGAAAGTAGAAGAGGAAGAACGGAAACAAAGGGCGAAAGTAGAAGAAGAAAAGGCGAAAGTAGAAGAGGAAGAACGGAAACAAAGGGCGAAAGTAGAAGaggaagaaaggaaacaaagggcgaaagtagaagaagaagaaaggaaacaaagggcgaaagtagaagaagaagaaaggaaagaaaaggcgAAAATAGAAGAACGGAAGATGGCAATGCTGGAAGAAGAGATGAGATTTAAATGGAAACTAGAAGAGGACCAAGTAGTGGCCAAAATAAAAAGAGACGACGAGGAATCGAAGGCCAAAATTGCCGCAATCGAAAAAGAGAGTAAAGCAAAGGAGGTAGAGGAGCAGGAAAATAGGAACACGAGGAAAAGAAATACGCCCCAAACAAAGAGACAAAAATTCGTGGAAGGCACGGATAAGATGGATGCATTTATCAACAGATTTGAAATGCTGATGAAACTTGAAAAAGAACCACAACACGAATGGGCCATACAACTTCTCAGTTTGGTCGGAGGAAAGGCCCTCGATGCACTACAAGTCCTAAGCGATGACGAGGTAGCAAACTATGCCATCCTCAAGAAAACATTGCTTGATTTCTATCAATATAGCGAGGACGACTACCGACAGAAGTTCCATGAGCTAAAACCACCATCAGACGGCAACATGAAGCAATTCGTTTCTGATGTGAAAATAACGTTCGAAAAATGGGTTCAAGCATCTGGAATTGAAGAATCCTTCGACAGTCTAAAGCAGTTTATCATCGTGGACAAAATCGTATCAACTTCTGGGAGGAATCTGTTTGCCTTCCTACAGGAAAGAAAACCGAGAAGTGTGGAGACCGTTATGGAACTGTGTCAAACTTATGTAGCGGCACATCCGGGCGAAATACTACAAAAGGTTGAAAACAGTGAAGAAATCGAATTTGCCGCCGCAGCAATCTCTACAACAGCACGATTTACAAAGGAAGAAACAGCACAACAACAAAGTCCACCACAAAACAGAGATATACAAAGAGAACGAAATGATTATAGACTAAATCAGTCACCGGCCCAGTCACCGGCCCAGAGAAGTCAAGTGAGATGCTACAACTGTGGGAGAATGGGGCACATAGCGAAGTATTGTCGAGATGCCCGGAGAACAGAATACTACAAGAACGATGTTGTAGCCCATGTTGGAGGCTTGGCGGATAGCCTTTCACCTTACGTATGTCCAGCTATAGCAAATGGCTATCATACCCACGCCCTACGCGATACTGGGGCCACCAAATGTGTACTCTTAGCTAAACTTGTGAGACCTCACCAGTACACTAAGAGACAATGCAAAGTACAAGGTTTCGGAGGACAAATAAAGAGCTACCCAACAGCTATAGTACACATTAACTCTCCGTATTTCAATAAAAAGGTTGAAGCTATAGTTGTTGAGAATGGTCCATTCGAAGTGGTGATAGGGAATGTACCAAATATAGAGTGTCCCAGTGAGGCTCAGATCGACAGatggaaacaattttttaactGGGAGCCAACACAAGAAGCTGATGACATCGACCAATCAGCAACGACTGAAGTTGAAGGCAgacaacaaaatttaaaaacagaacAAGATAGTTATGATGATGTTAACAGTAACGAAAATAAGGAAGATTTATTTGTGCACCAGACAGCCATAGTTAAAAGCAACCCAAGAAAATACCCTACAAGTGTTACAGAAGGCGGAAAAACGGAATTTGACGTCGTCGAACAAGTGAAACGAAAAGAAACAGCAAACGTATCTGGTCCAGGTGGTTCTAATGTGCAGGGCAGTAAAGATTCTGCTGACCGAAGTAGCTCTAGGACGAGTGGATGGTATCTATGGTACAGAGAAAATGGCAAGGGAGGAAGGCGGCAGTACCCAGAGGACCGAGGAGAAGTCCAGCCTCAAAGATACCAAGGCTATCAAGGACGCAGACCTTGTTACAGACGCAACTACGGCAGCCCACCAGTCAACAGATATTATGATAAGCGAGACAGATGGGAAGGTCCATGGCGACGAAGAGAATTTGATCGAGCTGGTTATGGACGTGGAAAAGGAAGAAACGACCATGACGTCAGAATCTAAGAACTGAAGTAAGCAATGACACCCTCAAGATACCGTTAAGACAGCAAAGAGGACGAAATGGGAACGTGTCCGCTTACTGGAGACCACAGAGAGAAACGTTTCACTACTATGTTCTGAGGGAAATGCACACTCCAGTATagtgatgaatgttttttttgatTGACAGCGGTGGCGAAATTCAAGGCTGACCTGCTTCTAGAATGTGCATGTATTTTGAAGCTACACATGTGCAGAGCTACTAGTATAGTTTGGACTAAATTTCCTCAAGGTCAAGGTCAAATACAGAGTTACAGCCATACTGTAGCTGacggtttgtgtgtgtggagacTACTTTCAGTTCCTGTgacgggggaaaaaaaaacaacaacgtgaaCATAATACCTGTGTCGAAGTATTAGGCAgaatatttgacttagtgaccTTTGATCTAGCGACCAGAAGGAAACAACTGCGTGTTAGTATGAGACAATGCGAAACTGTCTGTACTAGTCACAGGTTTGCTGTGTATAGAGACATTGTTTCCCTTAACAACTGGCAGTACTTTCTCGTATCGCCTTTGAGTCACTCTTGATTCAGACTTGACTCAGACTTGATTCAGACGATGTGCAACAAGTTTGAAAACAGCACCGCAACAGTGCAGTTCCTCTCCACCCCCCAGTAATGTGACTCCACCACGTTTGGTCAGACTGCAGAGCGTTGTCAACATATCTTTACACCACTACCTTTAATCTTCTTGGTGTAGGAAGAACGTTTTGAAACCTCGGCGTATGAGACTATG is a genomic window containing:
- the LOC106058883 gene encoding intersectin-1-like yields the protein MAEKVYGDLLKLYETGKSLGYQREELDEWVAKIIRQNEERDTRMEERKEKAKVEEEERKQRAKVEEEKAKVEEEERKQRAKVEEEERKQRAKVEEEERKQRAKVEEEERKEKAKIEERKMAMLEEEMRFKWKLEEDQVVAKIKRDDEESKAKIAAIEKESKAKEVEEQENRNTRKRNTPQTKRQKFVEGTDKMDAFINRFEMLMKLEKEPQHEWAIQLLSLVGGKALDALQVLSDDEVANYAILKKTLLDFYQYSEDDYRQKFHELKPPSDGNMKQFVSDVKITFEKWVQASGIEESFDSLKQFIIVDKIVSTSGRNLFAFLQERKPRSVETVMELCQTYVAAHPGEILQKVENSEEIEFAAAAISTTARFTKEETAQQQSPPQNRDIQRERNDYRLNQSPAQSPAQRSQVRCYNCGRMGHIAKYCRDARRTEYYKNDVVAHVGGLADSLSPYVCPAIANGYHTHALRDTGATKCVLLAKLVRPHQYTKRQCKVQGFGGQIKSYPTAIVHINSPYFNKKVEAIVVENGPFEVVIGNVPNIECPSEAQIDRWKQFFNWEPTQEADDIDQSATTEVEGRQQNLKTEQDSYDDVNSNENKEDLFVHQTAIVKSNPRKYPTSVTEGGKTEFDVVEQVKRKETANVSGPGGSNVQGSKDSADRSSSRTSGWYLWYRENGKGGRRQYPEDRGEVQPQRYQGYQGRRPCYRRNYGSPPVNRYYDKRDRWEGPWRRREFDRAGYGRGKGRNDHDVRI